Part of the Planktothrix serta PCC 8927 genome is shown below.
TGCTTTTCTTGATAGCCCTTTTCCTGTTGTTTTATAAGTTTCTTGACACAAGTTTAGGGCATAATTCCAATACCAACGGCAACAACCAAAGCTTTTGGCTAAGGCTATTTGCTGCTCAATCGCTGGATAGATTCGGAATTTATACCCTTGAAACATTGTTGCCTTTAAAACTCTTTGATATACTCTAGCGTATTATTGTTAATTTTGTCGGGATTGGGACATACAAAATTAACTTGGGGGAGTCCATGTATCCCACACTGATTTGGTGGTTATTTTTTGGTGAGCGTGAAATTCAGTGTGGGACTTATCGCTCCCCCAAAC
Proteins encoded:
- a CDS encoding helix-turn-helix domain-containing protein; the protein is MFQGYKFRIYPAIEQQIALAKSFGCCRWYWNYALNLCQETYKTTGKGLSRKA